One Nostoc punctiforme PCC 73102 DNA window includes the following coding sequences:
- the kdpA gene encoding potassium-transporting ATPase subunit KdpA, translating to MLEGWIQIALTLLIIVAITPFFGSYMARVYLEQSTFLDPVLNLVERVLYALVGVKAKENMTGWQYGRAIVYSNVVMGLLLFFIIMSQGWLPLNPTGINAPTWDTALHTTISFITNTNQQHYSGETYMSYASQMWGLGYHMFTSAGTGLAVGIAFIRGLTGRSLGNFYVDLIRSITRILLPICIVGGIVLIAAGVPETLAGVAVFPTLEDPNISQAIARGPVAHFEIIKQLGENGGGFFAINSAHPFENPSGFTNLIQIVAMLSIPTSLIYTYGLFANNTKQALLLYGMIGVIFLGFLIVTAIGEYNGNPAVNALLGSQQPNLEGKEVRFGWAQSALFAVSTTGTMCGAVNSLHDSFMPAGGFIFLSNMFLQIMWGGQGTGTAYLFAYSILAVFVTGLMVGRTPEFLGRKIEKREVVLASFLILLVHPIAILIPGGIALAFPDQLAGISNPGFHGFSQVIYEYASAAANNGSGFEGLGDSQPSPLAIANGTQPTATALWWNLSTCFSLLAGRYIPILGLLLLADSMSRKQAVPYTTGTLRTDTGLFTGVTAGVILILGALTFFPVLALGPIAEAFFIAKGIG from the coding sequence ATGTTAGAAGGATGGATTCAAATTGCCTTAACGCTGTTAATTATAGTAGCGATTACTCCATTTTTTGGGAGCTATATGGCGCGTGTATACCTAGAGCAGAGTACTTTTCTCGACCCAGTTTTGAATCTGGTTGAGCGAGTGCTTTATGCTTTAGTTGGTGTTAAAGCCAAAGAAAATATGACGGGTTGGCAGTATGGGCGGGCAATCGTTTACAGCAACGTAGTCATGGGATTGCTACTTTTCTTTATCATCATGAGTCAAGGATGGTTGCCCCTCAATCCCACGGGGATAAATGCCCCAACTTGGGATACAGCGCTGCATACTACCATTTCCTTTATTACTAATACTAACCAGCAACATTATTCTGGTGAAACCTACATGAGCTACGCCAGCCAAATGTGGGGGTTGGGTTATCACATGTTCACCTCTGCTGGTACTGGTTTGGCAGTAGGAATTGCTTTTATTCGGGGATTGACGGGTAGATCGTTAGGCAACTTTTATGTAGACCTAATTCGCTCAATTACCCGAATTTTGCTGCCTATTTGTATTGTTGGCGGCATTGTCTTGATAGCTGCTGGTGTTCCCGAAACCCTGGCGGGTGTAGCTGTATTTCCGACTTTGGAAGATCCGAATATTAGTCAGGCGATCGCACGTGGCCCTGTTGCCCATTTTGAAATTATCAAGCAATTAGGAGAAAACGGCGGTGGCTTTTTCGCCATCAACTCAGCACACCCCTTTGAAAATCCCAGCGGATTTACTAATTTAATTCAGATCGTGGCAATGCTTTCGATTCCCACGTCCCTGATCTATACATACGGTTTGTTTGCCAATAACACCAAACAAGCGTTGTTACTCTACGGCATGATCGGGGTAATTTTTCTAGGATTTCTGATTGTTACTGCCATTGGTGAATATAACGGTAATCCTGCTGTAAATGCGCTTTTGGGCAGTCAGCAACCGAATCTAGAGGGGAAAGAAGTCCGGTTTGGTTGGGCACAATCTGCATTATTTGCCGTAAGTACAACTGGTACTATGTGCGGCGCAGTCAATAGTTTACACGACTCCTTTATGCCCGCCGGCGGTTTTATCTTTCTTTCTAATATGTTCCTGCAAATCATGTGGGGTGGACAGGGTACAGGAACAGCTTACTTGTTTGCCTATAGCATTCTGGCGGTATTTGTAACAGGTTTGATGGTGGGACGCACGCCAGAATTTTTGGGACGCAAGATTGAAAAGCGGGAAGTCGTACTTGCTAGCTTCTTGATTTTGCTAGTTCACCCCATTGCCATTTTAATTCCGGGGGGAATCGCCTTAGCTTTTCCTGACCAATTGGCAGGGATTAGTAATCCTGGCTTTCATGGCTTTTCTCAGGTGATTTACGAATATGCCTCAGCTGCTGCGAACAACGGTTCTGGCTTTGAAGGTTTAGGAGATTCACAACCTTCACCATTAGCGATCGCTAATGGTACTCAACCAACTGCAACCGCTTTGTGGTGGAACTTGAGTACCTGCTTCAGTTTACTCGCTGGACGCTATATCCCAATTTTAGGTTTGCTGTTATTAGCAGATAGTATGTCTCGCAAGCAAGCTGTTCCTTACACAACTGGTACATTACGAACCGACACCGGACTATTTACAGGCGTTACCGCAGGCGTAATTTTAATCTTGGGCGCACTTACATTCTTCCCAGTGCTGGCATTAGGCCCCATCGCTGAAGCCTTTTTTATCGCCAAAGGTATTGGCTAG
- the kdpB gene encoding potassium-transporting ATPase subunit KdpB, whose amino-acid sequence MPITTDSPSPRIPSGTRDSRKHTPKTDMRGLYQRAIRESFVKLDPRITVKNPVMFVVWVGTIVTFLVTLNPNLFGTIQADISQQRLLNGLITFILFFTLVFANFAEAVAEGRGKAQADSLRSTRSDTIANKILPDGSVQQVNSTELRRGDLVKVVANNMIPADGDVIKGIGSVDESAITGESAPVLKQPGTDIASSVTGGTRLLSDELTIRISADPGQGFIDRMIYLVEGAQRTKTPNEIALTVLLAVLTQVFLIVVATMPPFVGYIANFITTAFGPEAGNSLRTGGSVAILISLLVALIPTTIGGLLSAIGIAGMDRVAQFNVIATSGRAVEACGDINTLVLDKTGTITLGNRMADELIPLDNHSLEDVARVSLAASLFDETPEGKSIVVLAEKSQAAVDFNIDKAEGVEFSAKTRMSGTNLPDGKQVRKGAVDAIKGFVRSRGGYVPDDIDAAYERVSRLGGTPLAVCQDDKIYGVIYLKDIVKPGLRERFDQLRRMGVRTVMLTGDNRITASVIAEEAGVDDFIAEATPEDKIEVIRSEQSQGKLVAMTGDGTNDAPALAQANVGVAMNSGTQAAKEAANMVDLDSDPTKLIDLVTIGKQLLITRGALTTFSIANDIAKYFAIIPTIFAAAGIGALNIMGLKSAQSAIVSALIYNALIIPALIPLALKGVKFLPLTADQLLRRNIFIYGLGGIVAPFIAIKLIDIILPLS is encoded by the coding sequence ATGCCAATCACTACTGATTCTCCTTCGCCCCGTATTCCTTCTGGAACTCGTGACTCGCGCAAGCACACCCCCAAGACAGATATGCGGGGACTTTATCAAAGAGCAATTCGTGAGTCATTTGTCAAGCTAGATCCTCGAATTACTGTTAAAAATCCAGTTATGTTTGTTGTTTGGGTGGGGACAATTGTCACCTTTTTAGTAACCCTTAACCCAAATCTCTTTGGCACAATCCAGGCAGATATCAGCCAACAACGCTTGTTAAATGGGTTAATTACCTTCATTCTCTTTTTCACCCTCGTTTTTGCCAACTTTGCCGAAGCCGTAGCTGAAGGACGCGGCAAAGCACAGGCTGATTCACTGCGATCGACGCGATCGGATACGATCGCTAATAAAATCCTCCCTGATGGTTCTGTACAACAAGTCAATTCTACGGAACTGCGACGGGGCGATTTGGTTAAGGTGGTTGCAAATAATATGATTCCCGCCGATGGGGATGTGATTAAAGGCATTGGCTCAGTAGATGAGTCTGCAATCACTGGGGAATCTGCGCCAGTACTGAAGCAACCAGGTACAGATATTGCCAGTTCAGTCACAGGAGGTACACGCCTACTCTCAGATGAGTTGACAATTCGGATTAGTGCCGATCCTGGTCAAGGCTTTATCGATCGCATGATTTACTTGGTAGAAGGGGCACAACGCACCAAGACTCCCAACGAGATTGCTTTGACGGTATTGTTGGCAGTGCTAACGCAGGTGTTCTTGATTGTAGTGGCAACTATGCCGCCATTTGTTGGCTACATCGCCAACTTTATCACCACAGCCTTTGGCCCGGAAGCGGGAAACAGTTTACGTACTGGTGGTAGCGTTGCCATTCTCATTTCCCTACTGGTAGCTTTGATTCCCACAACTATCGGTGGTTTGCTCAGTGCGATCGGTATTGCAGGGATGGACAGGGTTGCCCAATTCAATGTCATTGCTACCTCCGGTCGGGCAGTAGAAGCTTGCGGCGACATCAACACCTTGGTGCTGGATAAGACGGGTACAATCACCTTGGGGAACCGAATGGCTGATGAGTTGATTCCTCTGGATAATCACTCGCTAGAAGATGTGGCGCGAGTCTCTCTAGCTGCTAGCTTGTTTGACGAAACGCCAGAGGGCAAGTCAATTGTAGTTTTAGCAGAAAAGTCTCAGGCTGCGGTAGATTTTAATATTGACAAAGCCGAAGGTGTAGAATTTTCGGCGAAAACCCGAATGAGTGGCACAAATCTACCCGATGGCAAACAAGTTCGCAAAGGAGCGGTAGATGCCATTAAGGGATTTGTCCGTTCTCGTGGCGGCTACGTTCCTGATGATATAGACGCAGCTTATGAGCGAGTTTCCCGGTTAGGCGGTACACCTTTAGCTGTTTGCCAAGATGACAAAATTTATGGTGTCATTTACCTCAAAGATATTGTCAAACCTGGTCTGCGGGAGCGATTTGACCAACTCCGCCGCATGGGTGTTCGCACCGTCATGCTCACAGGTGACAACCGAATTACTGCTTCGGTAATTGCTGAAGAAGCTGGGGTGGATGATTTCATTGCCGAAGCGACTCCAGAAGACAAAATTGAGGTGATTCGCTCCGAACAATCTCAGGGTAAACTGGTGGCAATGACCGGGGATGGTACTAACGATGCACCTGCTTTGGCTCAAGCAAACGTCGGTGTGGCAATGAACTCTGGGACGCAAGCTGCCAAAGAAGCTGCTAACATGGTGGATTTAGACTCTGACCCCACGAAGTTAATTGACTTAGTAACCATAGGTAAACAGTTGCTAATTACCCGTGGAGCCTTGACAACATTCTCCATCGCTAACGATATTGCCAAGTATTTTGCGATCATTCCGACTATCTTTGCGGCGGCTGGAATCGGCGCACTTAATATTATGGGATTAAAGAGTGCCCAATCTGCGATCGTCTCGGCGTTGATTTACAATGCCTTGATTATTCCGGCACTCATTCCGTTAGCACTCAAAGGGGTGAAATTCTTACCTTTAACGGCAGATCAACTGCTACGCCGCAACATCTTCATCTATGGACTTGGTGGCATTGTTGCTCCCTTTATTGCTATCAAACTGATAGATATTATCTTACCTTTGTCTTAA
- a CDS encoding response regulator, giving the protein MEPPLPLAGLNILVVDDDDDSRFYITTVLEADGGTVMAVPSAAVALKVLPELQPDVLICDIAMPGEDGYTLIRKIRALKPDIWEKLPAIALTAYGDSEYRSRALEAGFQTHVPKPVDPGELVAIVADLVASYKN; this is encoded by the coding sequence ATGGAACCTCCTCTCCCCCTTGCTGGCTTAAACATCCTCGTAGTTGATGATGATGACGATAGCCGCTTTTACATTACTACCGTGTTAGAAGCTGATGGAGGCACCGTTATGGCAGTTCCATCGGCGGCGGTAGCATTGAAAGTACTACCTGAGTTGCAGCCAGATGTCTTAATTTGTGATATTGCTATGCCTGGTGAAGATGGCTACACCCTTATTCGCAAGATCCGGGCGCTGAAGCCTGATATTTGGGAAAAACTCCCTGCGATCGCTTTAACTGCTTATGGTGATAGCGAGTATCGTAGCCGTGCGCTGGAAGCAGGCTTTCAGACTCACGTTCCTAAACCAGTCGATCCAGGAGAACTAGTTGCGATCGTTGCTGATCTGGTTGCTTCTTATAAGAATTAA
- a CDS encoding DUF3177 family protein yields MDYNVWFRPFIWIDYRLAVLFLVIIPLILLIWAFVQKAESIQRLLTIYWKVSSLVAITIYLMIAQYPVSFISGLMAQILIPISLWFWVDINDEIEYQTSGVLKFIFTSWRWATTVYCILGTLALIPFLGCAFSASVMKTAYCKVWFEIPLLFKEYFHANSKAEFLGFLGITSLVIYVVYLSYFVLIKLGKQGRSASPQ; encoded by the coding sequence ATGGACTATAACGTTTGGTTTCGCCCTTTCATCTGGATTGATTACCGATTGGCAGTATTATTTCTGGTAATTATTCCGTTAATTCTTTTAATTTGGGCATTTGTGCAAAAAGCAGAAAGTATACAACGCTTATTGACTATATACTGGAAAGTATCAAGCTTGGTGGCAATCACGATTTACTTAATGATTGCCCAGTATCCAGTTAGCTTTATCTCTGGATTGATGGCTCAGATTTTAATCCCAATTTCACTGTGGTTCTGGGTAGATATCAATGATGAAATTGAGTATCAAACCAGTGGAGTTTTGAAATTTATTTTTACCTCTTGGCGCTGGGCTACAACTGTTTATTGTATTTTGGGTACACTAGCGTTGATCCCATTTTTGGGTTGTGCTTTTTCTGCCAGTGTGATGAAGACTGCCTATTGTAAGGTCTGGTTTGAGATTCCATTATTATTCAAAGAATATTTTCATGCTAATAGCAAAGCTGAGTTTTTAGGTTTTCTTGGCATAACTAGTTTAGTAATTTATGTGGTTTACTTAAGCTATTTTGTTCTAATTAAGCTTGGCAAACAGGGACGTTCAGCCTCACCACAATAA
- a CDS encoding cation diffusion facilitator family transporter: protein MLYDNRAEVRKVLIITLLLNLFVMGLKALVGYWTGSLSLLADALHSVTDSANNVLGLIASKFSSPQPDREHPYGHSKFEAVGALGIASFLGIACFEILQGAIERIIKGGGEPVKISPPELWLLLIVLGVNIFVAFYERAVGKRVGSSILIADATHTMSDIWVTISVIGGLIGVWLGYQWMDLVLAFPVALLVFWSGWSVLKENLPWLVDQMAIAPEAIHAIATSAPGVINCHDIASRGVLGRQVFIEMHLIVDAPDVETAHHITEEVESRLEERFRPVRILIHVEPPAYKSEQISFETGAK from the coding sequence ATGCTTTACGATAACCGCGCCGAAGTACGAAAGGTTTTAATTATTACCCTACTGCTCAACCTGTTTGTAATGGGATTGAAAGCACTTGTGGGCTACTGGACAGGTTCGTTGAGTTTGCTAGCTGATGCCTTGCATAGTGTGACAGATAGCGCAAACAACGTTTTAGGATTAATTGCAAGTAAATTTTCTTCTCCACAACCCGATCGCGAACATCCCTATGGACACAGCAAGTTTGAAGCTGTGGGGGCTTTAGGAATAGCCTCATTTTTAGGAATAGCTTGTTTTGAAATTCTGCAAGGAGCAATCGAACGAATTATCAAAGGTGGTGGTGAACCTGTGAAAATATCGCCACCGGAGTTGTGGTTATTACTAATTGTGCTGGGCGTGAATATTTTTGTGGCGTTTTACGAACGTGCTGTGGGTAAGCGGGTAGGTAGCTCAATCCTCATAGCTGACGCTACACATACCATGAGTGATATTTGGGTGACAATCTCTGTAATTGGCGGCTTGATCGGAGTTTGGCTAGGTTATCAATGGATGGATTTGGTGTTAGCCTTTCCTGTCGCCTTGTTGGTATTTTGGAGTGGCTGGTCAGTTTTAAAAGAGAATTTGCCTTGGCTTGTGGATCAAATGGCGATCGCACCAGAAGCAATTCATGCGATCGCTACTTCTGCTCCAGGTGTAATTAACTGTCATGATATTGCTTCTCGCGGTGTTCTTGGTCGTCAGGTATTCATTGAAATGCACTTAATCGTAGATGCACCAGACGTAGAAACCGCTCACCACATCACCGAAGAAGTAGAAAGCCGATTAGAAGAGAGGTTCCGTCCAGTGAGGATTTTAATTCATGTTGAGCCACCAGCATATAAGTCTGAGCAAATTAGCTTTGAAACTGGAGCAAAGTAG
- a CDS encoding potassium-transporting ATPase subunit F, translated as MKPVRIRRTILASQVLEEITDIWCQWRRQKLPLYLFLAMCFNLVVAPLVYAATGEQLSRSQSWGLGLLGIVTLGLSIYLFFVMFVPEKF; from the coding sequence ATGAAACCTGTTCGTATCCGCCGCACTATCCTTGCATCGCAAGTACTTGAAGAAATAACTGATATCTGGTGTCAATGGCGTAGACAAAAACTGCCACTGTATTTATTCTTGGCAATGTGTTTCAACCTAGTGGTTGCACCTCTAGTCTATGCAGCTACTGGCGAACAACTTTCCCGCAGTCAATCTTGGGGATTGGGACTGTTAGGAATAGTGACGCTAGGGCTTTCTATCTATTTATTTTTTGTAATGTTTGTACCGGAGAAATTCTAA
- a CDS encoding FIST signal transduction protein → MADQMQWANALSTRHSLEAAVTDVVERAVSLLTAPADLGLVFISSAFTSEYSRLLPLLAEKLSVPVLIGCSGGGVIGTTVNGEIQELEAEPAISLTLAHLPGVKVQVFHVVAEELPDLDSSPDAWVDLIGVPASPTPQFILLSSSFASGINDLLQGLDFAYPGSVIVGGQASGGGMGGRVALFCNESDGEECQSLYREGTVGIALTGNIVLETIVAQGCRPIGKPLQVTKADRNIILELDEQVPLVVLRDLIASLSEHERTLAQHSLFVGVAMDEFKLALQQGDFLIRGILGVDPTAGAIAIGDRVRPGQRLQFHLRDAQASAEDLELLLQSYQTQRESEPSAVAALMFACLGRGEGLYGKPNFDSELFRRYLSDIPVGGFFCGGEIGPVGGRTFLHAYTSAFGICRQNQL, encoded by the coding sequence ATGGCAGACCAAATGCAGTGGGCAAATGCCCTATCAACCCGTCATTCTTTAGAAGCCGCCGTTACAGATGTGGTGGAACGAGCTGTCTCATTGTTAACAGCACCTGCGGATCTAGGACTGGTATTCATTTCGTCTGCTTTTACGAGTGAGTATTCCCGATTGTTACCTTTGTTAGCTGAGAAACTTTCTGTACCAGTGCTAATTGGCTGTAGTGGTGGAGGTGTGATTGGGACAACAGTTAACGGAGAAATCCAAGAACTCGAAGCTGAACCAGCTATTAGCTTGACTTTAGCACATCTTCCAGGGGTGAAGGTTCAAGTTTTTCATGTTGTTGCTGAAGAATTACCTGACTTAGATAGTTCTCCAGATGCTTGGGTTGATTTGATTGGTGTGCCAGCATCACCAACACCCCAGTTTATTTTGCTATCTAGTTCCTTCGCCTCTGGAATCAACGATTTGTTGCAGGGGTTGGATTTTGCTTATCCAGGATCGGTGATAGTGGGAGGACAAGCTAGTGGTGGGGGTATGGGTGGTCGTGTTGCCCTATTTTGTAATGAGAGTGACGGCGAGGAATGTCAAAGCCTTTATCGTGAGGGCACTGTTGGGATAGCTTTGACTGGCAATATTGTTTTGGAAACGATTGTAGCCCAAGGATGCCGACCGATTGGCAAACCGTTGCAAGTTACAAAAGCCGATCGCAACATCATCTTAGAGTTAGATGAGCAAGTACCGCTAGTGGTGTTACGAGATTTGATTGCTAGTCTTAGCGAACACGAACGAACTTTAGCACAGCACTCTTTGTTTGTTGGTGTGGCGATGGATGAGTTTAAGCTGGCTTTGCAGCAGGGAGACTTTTTAATTCGTGGTATTCTTGGGGTCGATCCAACAGCTGGAGCGATCGCAATTGGCGATCGTGTTCGTCCTGGTCAAAGGCTACAATTCCACCTACGCGATGCCCAAGCCTCTGCTGAAGACCTAGAATTACTCCTCCAAAGTTATCAAACCCAACGAGAATCTGAACCCTCTGCCGTCGCTGCCTTAATGTTTGCCTGTCTGGGACGAGGCGAAGGACTCTATGGTAAACCCAATTTCGATTCTGAACTATTTCGCCGCTACCTCAGCGATATTCCTGTAGGTGGCTTTTTCTGTGGTGGTGAAATCGGCCCTGTTGGTGGCAGAACCTTCTTACACGCCTACACTTCCGCATTTGGAATTTGTCGCCAGAATCAGTTATGA
- a CDS encoding Calvin cycle protein CP12 codes for MTNIQETATSDIQEKIQEEVEQARTVCDINGSGSPECAAAWDAVEELQAEASHKRQSKPKNSLEQYCDDNPDAIECRVYDD; via the coding sequence ATGACCAACATCCAAGAAACAGCAACAAGCGACATCCAAGAGAAAATCCAAGAAGAAGTAGAACAAGCGCGTACTGTCTGTGACATTAACGGTAGCGGTTCACCAGAATGTGCTGCTGCTTGGGATGCAGTAGAAGAATTGCAAGCCGAAGCTTCCCACAAGCGCCAAAGCAAGCCCAAAAATTCTCTAGAACAGTATTGTGATGACAACCCAGATGCAATTGAATGCCGGGTTTATGACGACTAG
- the guaA gene encoding glutamine-hydrolyzing GMP synthase has translation MNTVVTLPTEQAPQTLENVGRFDRPLIIILDFGSQYSELIARRIRETQVYSEVLSYRTTSEQLRQLNPKGIILSGGPSSVYGDNAPHCDPEIWNLGIPVLGVCYGMQLMVNQLGGEVAKADRGEYGKASLYIDDPTDLLTNVEDGTTMWMSHGDSVTQMPSGFELLAHTENTPCAAIADHERKLYGVQFHPEVVHSIGGIALIRNFVYHICDCEPTWTTAAFVEEAIREIRTRVGEKRVLLALSGGVDSSTLAFLLYKAIGEQLTCVFIDQGFMRKYEPERLVKLFQEQFHIPVEYVNARDRFLAKVAGVTDPEEKRRRIGHEFINVFEETSKRLGHFDYLAQGTLYPDVIESADTNADPQTGERVAVKIKSHHNVGGLPKDLRFKLVEPLRKLFKDEVRKVGRSIGLPEEIVQRQPFPGPGLAIRILGEVTSERLNILRDADLIVRQEINQRGMYHDFWQAFAVLLPIRSVGVMGDQRTYAYPIVLRIVTSEDGMTADWARVPYDVLEVISTRIVNEVKGVNRVVYDITSKPPGTIEWE, from the coding sequence ATGAATACAGTGGTGACTCTACCGACAGAACAAGCGCCCCAAACATTGGAAAATGTTGGGCGGTTTGATCGCCCATTAATTATAATTCTGGACTTCGGCTCTCAATATTCTGAGTTGATTGCCCGCCGCATCCGCGAGACTCAAGTATACTCTGAAGTTTTATCCTATCGCACTACTTCTGAACAATTGCGCCAACTCAATCCCAAGGGAATTATCCTCTCTGGTGGACCGAGTTCGGTTTATGGTGACAACGCTCCTCATTGCGATCCTGAAATCTGGAATTTAGGAATACCCGTCTTGGGTGTTTGCTATGGGATGCAGCTAATGGTAAACCAACTCGGTGGCGAAGTTGCAAAGGCTGACCGAGGTGAGTACGGCAAAGCCTCATTATATATTGACGATCCCACAGATTTGCTCACTAATGTTGAAGATGGTACCACGATGTGGATGAGTCACGGAGACTCAGTTACCCAAATGCCATCAGGGTTTGAATTGCTGGCACATACAGAAAATACCCCCTGTGCTGCGATCGCTGACCACGAAAGGAAACTTTACGGCGTTCAATTCCATCCAGAGGTGGTGCATTCTATTGGTGGCATAGCATTAATTCGTAATTTTGTCTACCATATCTGCGATTGCGAACCCACTTGGACAACTGCGGCTTTTGTTGAAGAGGCAATTCGGGAAATTCGCACCAGAGTTGGCGAGAAGCGAGTGCTTTTGGCACTATCTGGGGGAGTTGATTCTTCTACCCTGGCGTTCTTACTGTATAAAGCCATTGGCGAGCAACTAACTTGTGTGTTTATCGATCAAGGCTTTATGCGAAAGTATGAGCCAGAGCGATTAGTAAAGCTGTTCCAAGAGCAGTTTCACATTCCTGTAGAGTATGTGAATGCCCGCGATCGCTTTTTAGCTAAGGTTGCTGGTGTTACGGATCCTGAAGAAAAACGCCGCCGCATCGGACACGAATTTATCAATGTATTTGAGGAAACATCCAAGCGCCTTGGTCATTTTGACTATCTAGCTCAAGGCACTCTTTATCCAGATGTCATCGAATCTGCTGACACCAACGCCGATCCTCAAACTGGTGAGCGGGTAGCGGTGAAAATTAAGAGCCATCATAATGTTGGCGGTTTACCCAAAGACCTAAGATTTAAATTGGTGGAACCACTGCGGAAATTATTTAAAGATGAAGTCCGCAAAGTTGGGCGTTCCATTGGTTTACCAGAAGAAATTGTCCAACGACAACCTTTTCCTGGGCCTGGTTTGGCAATTCGCATTTTGGGGGAAGTTACATCTGAGCGGTTAAATATTTTGCGCGATGCTGATTTGATTGTGCGGCAAGAAATTAACCAACGCGGTATGTATCATGATTTCTGGCAAGCATTTGCTGTATTGCTGCCAATCCGTAGTGTTGGCGTTATGGGCGATCAACGTACTTACGCTTACCCCATTGTCTTGCGAATTGTTACCAGTGAAGATGGCATGACTGCTGATTGGGCGAGAGTGCCTTACGATGTCCTGGAAGTGATTTCCACGCGGATTGTAAATGAAGTGAAAGGGGTGAATCGGGTGGTTTATGACATCACCTCTAAGCCGCCTGGAACCATTGAATGGGAGTAA
- the cbiD gene encoding cobalt-precorrin-5B (C(1))-methyltransferase CbiD: protein MSRSGYTLPVFACAAAVAALHWLHDRKSLTFASVDLIEPAQIAEIPIEQVAGLSEHTALAITRSDPGDNLDLTKDTPIWALVEWREQGETVIIKGGEGIGRQMNAGDKPAIYAYAQRLLKENLQRMLAPGEKITVTIILPEGRSLAVRTSNSAFGVVEGLSLLGTTGISQPLSTPDQLAVFRAELQNKASRFESLVFCIGENGLDLARKLGINPEQLVKTANWLGPMLVEADVMGVKEILLFGYHGKLMKLAGGIFHTHHYLADGRREILAAHCAIAGLKSPDIQAVFNSATAEAALIYLKSLDASTGSDWVNQVYSAIAETIDVRSQEYIQSHSERRTEVTVCGSILFDRDRKIIVKSKTAGLLMGKLC, encoded by the coding sequence ATGTCCCGTTCTGGATACACACTTCCCGTATTTGCCTGCGCTGCTGCTGTTGCAGCTTTACACTGGTTACACGATCGCAAATCCCTAACTTTTGCCTCTGTAGATTTGATTGAACCGGCTCAAATCGCCGAAATCCCAATTGAACAAGTAGCAGGACTATCTGAACATACAGCTTTAGCAATAACTCGCAGCGATCCCGGTGATAATCTCGATTTGACTAAAGATACACCGATTTGGGCATTGGTGGAATGGCGAGAACAGGGGGAGACTGTAATTATAAAAGGTGGGGAAGGGATTGGCAGACAGATGAATGCTGGTGACAAACCTGCTATTTATGCTTATGCTCAAAGACTTTTAAAAGAAAACTTGCAACGAATGCTAGCACCAGGGGAAAAAATCACAGTGACGATTATTCTACCCGAAGGGCGATCGCTTGCTGTTCGGACTTCAAATTCTGCTTTTGGTGTGGTTGAAGGACTTTCTCTTTTAGGCACAACCGGCATTTCTCAACCTTTGAGTACACCCGATCAGCTTGCAGTTTTTCGGGCAGAATTACAAAATAAAGCTAGTCGTTTTGAGAGTTTAGTATTCTGTATCGGCGAGAATGGCCTAGATTTAGCGCGTAAACTAGGGATTAATCCCGAACAATTGGTCAAAACTGCTAACTGGCTTGGCCCAATGTTAGTAGAAGCTGATGTGATGGGCGTGAAAGAAATCTTATTATTTGGCTATCACGGTAAGCTGATGAAGCTGGCTGGAGGGATTTTTCACACGCATCACTACTTAGCTGATGGACGGCGAGAAATTTTGGCCGCGCACTGTGCGATCGCAGGTTTAAAATCACCAGATATCCAAGCTGTATTTAATAGTGCTACTGCCGAAGCAGCACTAATATATCTAAAATCCCTAGATGCTTCAACCGGCAGTGATTGGGTAAATCAAGTTTATAGTGCGATCGCAGAAACTATCGATGTTCGTTCCCAAGAATACATTCAAAGCCATAGTGAAAGGCGCACAGAGGTTACAGTCTGTGGCTCAATTCTCTTCGATCGCGATCGCAAAATTATCGTGAAGAGTAAAACTGCTGGTCTGTTGATGGGAAAATTATGTTAA